From a single Veillonellales bacterium genomic region:
- a CDS encoding polysaccharide deacetylase family protein gives MIRNSSTFRTLCVGLTFFLTLLISSPLITLAFYLDSAAFSPAIDSASSDGLDSAPAPDHPDAYYLAENNMELPPGDQPFYDTLTVAERQAGNLPTQLPVLPPYYGEKVVYLTFDDGPDPQNTPEVLQILKDNGIKATFFVVGTQVEKFPDVLQMVYQDGHAIGNHSYNHIYRQLYQSPASYTGQLHRTDEIIKNVIGVRPHISRAPGGSVGSFTKAYWELLKQEGYLEEGWNVSSGDASSAKAEQLVGNIVYQMDNKFLWSHAIVLMHDGSGHGETVKALPEIIKFFKEHGFTFRVINAQTPPPW, from the coding sequence ATGATAAGAAATTCCAGTACCTTTCGAACTCTTTGTGTTGGTTTAACTTTTTTCCTTACATTATTGATTTCTTCTCCTCTTATTACCTTAGCTTTTTACTTGGATTCCGCTGCTTTTTCTCCTGCGATAGATTCTGCGAGCAGCGACGGCCTTGATTCGGCACCGGCGCCGGATCATCCGGATGCTTATTATCTTGCTGAAAATAATATGGAATTACCGCCGGGTGATCAGCCCTTTTACGATACGCTGACAGTCGCCGAGCGGCAGGCAGGAAATCTGCCGACTCAGTTGCCGGTGCTTCCGCCTTACTATGGTGAAAAAGTGGTTTATTTAACCTTTGATGACGGTCCTGATCCGCAAAACACGCCGGAAGTATTACAAATTCTGAAAGATAACGGGATTAAGGCTACTTTTTTTGTAGTCGGCACGCAAGTAGAAAAGTTTCCTGATGTATTACAAATGGTTTATCAAGACGGGCATGCCATTGGAAATCATTCCTATAACCACATTTACCGCCAGCTTTATCAATCTCCGGCTTCTTATACCGGGCAGCTTCATCGGACGGATGAAATTATTAAAAACGTCATTGGCGTTCGTCCCCATATTTCTCGCGCTCCCGGGGGATCAGTCGGCAGCTTTACCAAGGCGTATTGGGAACTTTTGAAACAAGAAGGCTATCTTGAAGAAGGCTGGAACGTTAGTTCCGGTGATGCTTCGAGTGCCAAAGCCGAACAGCTGGTTGGCAATATCGTGTACCAAATGGATAATAAGTTTTTGTGGAGCCATGCAATTGTGCTGATGCATGACGGAAGCGGCCATGGCGAAACAGTCAAGGCACTTCCCGAAATTATTAAATTTTTTAAAGAGCATGGTTTTACATTCCGTGTGATTAATGCTCAAACGCCGCCGCCATGGTAA
- the mtnP gene encoding S-methyl-5'-thioadenosine phosphorylase has product MIKIAIIGGTGVYDPSILNNIQAHEVSTPYGTVTFKVGEFNGKEIAFIPRHGSTHAIPPHLINYRANIWSMKKIGVENIIATTAVGSLNPAMKPGDFVLVDQFLDFTKNRVSTFYEGGERGVVHVDVTSPYCSRLRHILVAAAQKHKLSIHQLGTYVCTEGPRFETAAEIAMFAKLGGDLVGMTNVPEAVLAHEAEMCYSTVSMVTNYAAGISQTALTHSEVVATMKHNAEGIKQLIMTAIDDMNLDEDCNCRHTLAEYGGFKL; this is encoded by the coding sequence ATGATTAAAATCGCGATAATCGGTGGAACAGGAGTATATGACCCTAGTATTCTAAATAATATTCAGGCTCATGAAGTTTCAACTCCCTATGGAACAGTCACTTTTAAGGTCGGTGAATTTAATGGTAAAGAAATTGCATTCATTCCAAGACACGGAAGCACTCATGCAATTCCGCCCCATCTTATAAACTACCGGGCCAATATTTGGAGTATGAAAAAGATCGGCGTTGAAAATATTATTGCCACAACGGCTGTCGGTTCTCTCAATCCGGCAATGAAACCTGGTGATTTTGTTTTGGTGGATCAATTTTTGGATTTTACAAAGAACCGGGTAAGCACCTTCTATGAAGGCGGAGAACGCGGTGTGGTGCATGTCGATGTTACCAGCCCTTACTGCTCCAGATTGAGGCATATCCTTGTTGCTGCCGCGCAGAAACATAAGCTCAGTATTCATCAGCTCGGTACATATGTTTGCACGGAAGGGCCGCGGTTTGAAACCGCGGCGGAAATTGCTATGTTCGCAAAACTTGGCGGCGATTTAGTCGGTATGACAAATGTGCCGGAGGCTGTGTTAGCGCATGAAGCGGAGATGTGTTATTCTACGGTGTCGATGGTTACGAATTATGCTGCCGGCATTTCGCAAACAGCTTTGACTCACAGTGAAGTCGTTGCGACGATGAAGCACAATGCTGAAGGCATTAAGCAGCTTATTATGACTGCTATTGACGATATGAACCTGGATGAAGATTGCAACTGCCGGCATACGTTAGCCGAATACGGCGGATTTAAATTATAA
- a CDS encoding phosphatidylserine decarboxylase family protein, whose product MVRTPIVKEGFRYIFILAFITVVVALTVHPYWSIIPGVLLAFITFFFRNPNRKVPDDNVLVLSPADGKVMSVCEFYDDEFLNEIGTKVTIFLSVLDVHVNRSPIAGEIKYQQYTCGRFRPAYKESAGCENERHSIGLENEILRVLVIQIAGILARRIVSWVTLGSVLQQGQRYGMIKFGSCTEVIMPKAVEILVKKGDKVKGGETVIGRLP is encoded by the coding sequence ATGGTTAGAACGCCTATTGTGAAGGAAGGCTTCAGATATATATTTATTCTTGCATTTATTACTGTTGTAGTCGCTTTGACCGTTCATCCTTATTGGAGCATTATTCCGGGCGTATTGTTGGCTTTTATCACCTTTTTTTTTCGCAACCCGAACCGAAAAGTGCCGGACGACAATGTTTTAGTGCTTTCGCCGGCTGATGGGAAAGTCATGAGTGTCTGTGAGTTTTATGATGATGAGTTTTTGAACGAAATCGGAACCAAAGTAACTATTTTTTTATCCGTATTGGATGTACATGTAAACCGCAGTCCTATTGCCGGTGAAATAAAATATCAACAATATACTTGCGGACGCTTTCGTCCTGCCTATAAAGAATCCGCAGGCTGCGAAAATGAACGCCATTCCATTGGGCTGGAAAATGAAATTTTGCGTGTTTTGGTCATTCAAATTGCAGGTATTTTAGCTCGCCGGATTGTTTCATGGGTAACATTGGGCAGTGTATTACAGCAGGGACAACGATATGGTATGATTAAGTTTGGCTCCTGTACAGAAGTTATCATGCCTAAAGCCGTAGAAATATTAGTAAAAAAAGGCGATAAGGTCAAAGGCGGCGAGACAGTTATAGGGAGGTTGCCTTAA
- a CDS encoding WecB/TagA/CpsF family glycosyltransferase — MKNRIAVLNTQINAVTMEEAVSLIEKFIQERVPHLVATANAEMVMLAEKDKELAEILKNADLIVPDGAGVVWAARHQGYIVPERVAGYDLVQYLLKRSAAKGYRVFLFGGSPGIADRARIVAEQYYKGVKILGTCNGFFDAKREQEIIQMIQSVQPDILLVALGVPKQEKWLARHMSQLNVPVSIGVGGTFDVMSGVMKRAPLWMQRANIEWLFRLISQPKRAMRMLALPHFVFKVLSIKKHGQK, encoded by the coding sequence TTGAAAAATAGAATAGCGGTTTTAAATACCCAGATCAATGCGGTTACGATGGAAGAAGCAGTTAGTCTCATTGAGAAATTTATACAGGAGCGAGTACCTCACTTAGTTGCTACCGCTAACGCTGAGATGGTTATGCTAGCAGAAAAAGATAAGGAACTGGCTGAAATTCTTAAGAATGCCGATTTGATTGTGCCGGATGGAGCGGGCGTTGTCTGGGCCGCACGGCATCAAGGCTATATTGTTCCCGAACGAGTGGCAGGTTATGACCTAGTTCAGTATTTACTTAAAAGATCTGCAGCTAAAGGTTATCGTGTATTCCTGTTTGGCGGTTCTCCCGGTATTGCGGACCGTGCCCGGATAGTTGCCGAACAATATTATAAAGGGGTTAAGATTTTGGGAACATGCAACGGCTTTTTCGATGCGAAACGAGAGCAAGAAATCATTCAAATGATTCAATCTGTTCAGCCGGATATTCTGCTTGTCGCCCTGGGAGTACCGAAACAAGAAAAATGGCTGGCGCGTCATATGAGTCAGCTGAATGTACCTGTATCTATCGGCGTGGGGGGGACTTTTGATGTTATGTCCGGAGTAATGAAACGAGCACCCCTATGGATGCAGCGGGCAAATATAGAATGGCTATTCCGTCTCATCTCACAGCCGAAACGCGCCATGAGAATGCTGGCATTACCCCACTTCGTATTCAAGGTACTTAGTATTAAAAAACATGGACAAAAGTAA
- a CDS encoding TIGR04086 family membrane protein, producing the protein MAKYTGRTRGNTKLQKPSGAVVLIFLGAIVSLAVSLVCTLFLSLVSLLSEGFFIERYMEYIMVAVTMVSIFIGSVFAAQKAESKGLLIGIAVGFIYVIVSVAVGMKISQETITLLVFANKFVAGIAAGALGGLIGINL; encoded by the coding sequence GTGGCTAAATATACCGGACGCACGCGCGGCAATACAAAACTACAAAAACCGTCTGGTGCGGTTGTGCTTATTTTCCTGGGAGCCATTGTCAGTCTGGCAGTATCTTTAGTATGTACCCTGTTCTTATCGTTGGTAAGCTTGTTATCGGAAGGCTTTTTTATTGAGCGCTATATGGAATATATTATGGTCGCAGTAACAATGGTCAGCATTTTTATTGGCAGTGTTTTTGCCGCCCAGAAGGCGGAATCGAAAGGGCTTCTTATCGGAATTGCTGTTGGTTTTATTTATGTAATTGTTTCCGTTGCTGTTGGTATGAAAATCAGTCAGGAAACCATTACCCTTTTAGTATTCGCAAATAAGTTTGTAGCAGGAATTGCAGCCGGCGCATTGGGGGGGCTGATTGGTATCAATTTATAG
- a CDS encoding PBP1A family penicillin-binding protein produces MMWRNITIILLICMCSNICYAFFDLPRTDNLENLHMIAATQVFDIEGKPVARLFEENRIVVTITNISPYVQEAIVANEDSRFYNHIGIDPIGIIRALWVDIRTGSFEEGGSTITQQLAKNMFLTQERTLTRKLKEAVLALLIERKFSKQEILEAYLNQVYFGEGTYGIEAASQIYLGKHASELTLAESAMLAGLPRGPNVYSPYIDPQAAVNRRATVLAGMVKEGYISQAEADRAQTESIVLAGKKKRDVQASYFLDYVANELSGRYGANRVYKGGLKIYTTLDSKIQLAAENVLKQYQGGVLALDPKTGYIKAMVGGRNYAESQLNRVIVEVRQPGSAFKPFVYATALNQGLAANSLIIDEPINISGYTPQNYDKKFRGAITLKKALRLSVNIAAVKLGQQVGMDQVCRLAQNMGITTLVQQDNNLATALGGLTNGVNLMELSTAYTAFANGGVLSRPISILKVLDENNQVLEESRLTQQSVLSPDVAYILTDMLKGVIEKGTGTAANIGRPEAGKTGTTDNYETAWFIGYTPDLLVGIYVGNDDRKPVGISGSEVAGLWGIMMNQVLQGTKPLDFTIPPNVIAGVAICADSGRLAGIGCSDIEYSSFIRGTEPKVVDSRLRPDLKTDANQQTPPDGRTNQLKWKLPFPWLPIF; encoded by the coding sequence ATGATGTGGCGGAATATTACGATCATCTTACTAATATGTATGTGCAGCAATATTTGTTATGCCTTTTTTGATTTGCCCCGTACCGACAATTTAGAGAACCTGCATATGATAGCGGCCACACAAGTGTTTGATATAGAGGGGAAGCCTGTAGCAAGATTATTTGAAGAAAATCGTATTGTTGTAACGATTACTAACATCTCTCCTTATGTACAGGAAGCAATCGTGGCAAATGAGGACAGCCGTTTTTATAATCATATAGGCATTGATCCCATCGGAATTATTCGAGCATTATGGGTGGATATTCGAACCGGCAGCTTCGAGGAAGGCGGCAGTACCATCACGCAGCAGTTGGCAAAAAATATGTTTTTAACACAAGAACGAACCTTGACGCGAAAACTCAAAGAAGCTGTTTTAGCTTTGCTTATTGAGCGAAAATTTTCCAAGCAGGAAATACTGGAAGCTTACTTAAACCAAGTTTATTTCGGCGAAGGTACCTACGGAATTGAAGCAGCCAGTCAGATATATTTAGGTAAACATGCCAGTGAACTAACGTTAGCGGAAAGTGCCATGCTGGCAGGGCTGCCGCGTGGTCCAAACGTATATTCTCCTTATATTGATCCGCAAGCAGCGGTTAACCGTCGCGCTACGGTGCTTGCAGGCATGGTAAAAGAAGGATATATTTCACAGGCTGAGGCGGATCGTGCACAAACAGAGTCGATAGTATTGGCCGGGAAGAAAAAACGGGACGTACAAGCCTCCTACTTTTTGGATTATGTCGCCAATGAGCTTAGCGGGCGTTATGGTGCAAATCGTGTTTATAAAGGCGGACTTAAGATTTACACGACATTGGACAGTAAAATACAATTAGCGGCAGAAAACGTATTAAAACAATACCAGGGTGGCGTATTGGCCTTGGATCCTAAAACCGGTTATATCAAAGCGATGGTTGGCGGACGAAATTATGCAGAAAGCCAGCTGAACAGAGTCATTGTCGAAGTACGTCAACCAGGCTCAGCATTCAAACCCTTTGTTTATGCGACAGCACTGAATCAGGGGCTTGCTGCTAATTCGTTGATTATTGATGAACCAATAAACATCTCAGGTTATACGCCGCAAAATTATGACAAAAAATTCCGGGGAGCAATTACATTGAAAAAAGCGCTCCGGCTGTCCGTCAACATAGCTGCAGTAAAATTAGGCCAGCAGGTAGGAATGGATCAGGTCTGCAGGTTAGCACAAAATATGGGAATTACTACCTTAGTTCAGCAAGATAATAACTTAGCAACGGCTTTGGGAGGACTAACGAATGGTGTTAATCTGATGGAGCTTTCTACGGCCTATACTGCCTTTGCCAATGGCGGAGTGTTGTCCCGTCCTATTAGTATTCTGAAAGTACTTGACGAAAATAATCAAGTGTTAGAAGAAAGCCGGTTAACTCAACAATCCGTTTTAAGCCCCGATGTCGCTTACATTTTAACGGACATGCTGAAAGGTGTTATTGAGAAAGGAACCGGAACAGCAGCAAATATTGGCCGACCAGAGGCGGGGAAAACGGGTACCACCGATAATTATGAGACTGCCTGGTTTATCGGCTATACGCCGGATTTACTGGTTGGAATTTATGTGGGAAACGATGATCGCAAGCCGGTTGGAATTTCCGGAAGCGAAGTTGCCGGATTATGGGGTATTATGATGAATCAAGTATTACAAGGGACAAAACCGCTTGATTTTACTATACCACCTAATGTGATAGCCGGTGTGGCAATATGTGCCGACTCAGGAAGATTAGCCGGTATCGGCTGCTCCGATATCGAATACAGTTCTTTTATTCGAGGAACAGAACCTAAGGTAGTGGATTCACGCCTTCGGCCGGATTTAAAAACAGACGCTAACCAGCAAACACCGCCGGATGGTCGGACTAATCAGCTCAAATGGAAGCTGCCTTTCCCATGGTTGCCCATTTTTTAA
- the surE gene encoding 5'/3'-nucleotidase SurE yields MRILLTNDDGIEAQGIRVLWKELASVTDVTVSVVAPDAEQSATSQAITVRQPIRVDPYSIEQFPRFSAWRVNGTPTDCVKVALEALLEEKPDIVVSGINHGPNLGTDVLYSGTVSAAIEGALHGIPSVAVSLNCFKDFNFSPAAQFMRTLIFMIMKQGLPPNTLLNVNVPAFAGKEIAGVAITKLGVRQYKNTFERREDPHGRIYYWMGGKLADSKNDDDSDVAAVGNNLISVTPVHFDLTNYNIMHLLQSWNLSTGN; encoded by the coding sequence TTGCGTATTCTATTAACAAATGATGATGGTATAGAAGCTCAGGGCATACGGGTTTTATGGAAAGAGCTGGCTTCGGTTACGGATGTGACTGTCAGCGTTGTAGCCCCGGATGCGGAACAAAGTGCTACGAGTCAGGCTATTACTGTACGTCAGCCAATCAGAGTTGATCCATATTCTATAGAGCAATTCCCGCGCTTTTCTGCCTGGCGTGTGAACGGTACACCTACCGACTGCGTTAAAGTTGCCTTAGAAGCCTTGCTGGAGGAAAAGCCGGATATAGTCGTTTCGGGCATCAATCATGGACCGAATCTGGGGACGGATGTATTATATTCCGGAACAGTAAGTGCAGCCATTGAAGGTGCGCTTCATGGAATACCTTCCGTCGCTGTATCGCTGAATTGTTTCAAAGATTTTAATTTTTCTCCGGCAGCTCAGTTCATGCGAACTTTAATTTTTATGATCATGAAGCAGGGATTGCCGCCTAATACTTTGCTGAACGTAAATGTTCCAGCATTTGCGGGAAAGGAAATAGCCGGAGTTGCTATTACTAAATTAGGTGTACGACAATATAAAAATACTTTTGAGCGCCGCGAAGATCCACACGGTCGCATCTATTATTGGATGGGGGGAAAGCTGGCCGACAGCAAGAATGATGATGACAGCGATGTAGCGGCTGTTGGCAATAACTTGATTTCCGTAACGCCGGTGCATTTTGATTTAACGAATTATAACATAATGCATCTGCTACAATCATGGAATTTATCGACGGGAAATTAA
- a CDS encoding glycosyltransferase family 2 protein: MNYVFDYIMIPMQLIIVFFTLYYFIIAFFGMWRPKETKIVTPKKNFAVIVAAHNEEQVIAQLLENLHVLKYPQELYDIFVIADNCKDRTAQLARSAGAIVYERFNLEQRGKGFALEWMFNKLFKLKHKYDAVVVFDADNLVHPNFLLEMNNRLCKGEKVIQGYLDAKNPNDTWISGTFAISFWVVNHIWHLAKYNLGLSSVLGGTGMCIATDVLQRFGWGATCLTEDMEFTMKVLLEGIPTTWAHDAIVYDEKPLTFMQSWHQRRRWAQGHFDLAGRYIPLMLAEGFKKHDIRILDGVLHLLQPHFLLLSTAFVLLSYVYYISPFYTNILYMVLPVEVWTIIGIGQYLFPMIVLAKIRAPWKSWLYLILYPLFVYSWVPITFLGFLHRNEREWSHTQHTRSLSYRDVLITQSGSNEFSKDNLLSKQAVK, encoded by the coding sequence ATGAACTATGTGTTTGATTACATAATGATTCCCATGCAACTTATTATTGTTTTCTTTACGCTGTATTATTTTATTATTGCATTTTTTGGCATGTGGCGGCCCAAAGAAACGAAAATAGTGACACCTAAAAAGAATTTTGCCGTCATTGTTGCTGCTCACAATGAAGAACAGGTGATAGCTCAGTTATTGGAAAATCTTCATGTACTGAAATACCCACAGGAATTATATGATATTTTTGTCATTGCTGATAACTGTAAAGATCGTACTGCTCAATTGGCGCGTTCTGCCGGTGCTATTGTCTATGAAAGATTTAATCTCGAACAGCGCGGCAAGGGTTTTGCCCTTGAGTGGATGTTTAATAAGCTATTTAAACTAAAACATAAATATGATGCTGTTGTTGTTTTTGACGCGGACAATCTTGTACATCCTAATTTTTTGCTGGAAATGAATAATCGTTTATGTAAAGGTGAAAAGGTTATTCAAGGTTATTTAGACGCTAAAAATCCAAATGATACCTGGATTTCCGGTACTTTTGCCATTTCTTTCTGGGTTGTCAATCATATTTGGCATTTAGCCAAATATAATCTGGGACTATCAAGTGTTTTAGGCGGTACCGGTATGTGTATCGCAACCGATGTTTTACAAAGATTTGGCTGGGGAGCAACTTGCCTGACAGAGGATATGGAATTTACGATGAAAGTTCTGTTAGAAGGCATTCCCACCACTTGGGCTCATGATGCGATTGTTTACGATGAAAAGCCCCTTACTTTTATGCAATCATGGCATCAGCGCAGACGGTGGGCGCAAGGGCATTTTGATCTTGCGGGAAGGTATATTCCCCTTATGCTGGCGGAAGGGTTTAAAAAGCATGACATTCGCATATTAGATGGCGTTTTGCATTTATTGCAACCTCATTTTCTTCTATTATCGACAGCTTTTGTATTGTTAAGCTATGTATATTACATTTCTCCGTTTTATACTAATATTTTATATATGGTTTTACCCGTTGAGGTATGGACAATTATTGGAATCGGACAATATCTCTTTCCCATGATTGTCTTGGCAAAAATTCGTGCTCCCTGGAAATCCTGGCTTTATTTGATTTTATATCCGCTGTTTGTCTATAGCTGGGTGCCAATTACTTTTCTTGGCTTTCTGCACCGCAATGAGCGGGAGTGGAGTCATACCCAGCATACCCGCAGTCTCAGTTATCGTGATGTATTAATAACTCAGTCTGGTTCGAATGAATTTTCTAAAGATAATTTATTAAGTAAACAAGCTGTCAAATAA
- the pssA gene encoding CDP-diacylglycerol--serine O-phosphatidyltransferase, with amino-acid sequence MRNVIPNALTSLNLILGVFAIIFTYNGDFYLAAVFILAAMVADGMDGRVARYFKVSSEFGKELDSLCDLVSFGVAPAILSYAFLLKDFGVRGMLVAAFFATCGALRLARFNVNTGIVKGYFMGLPIPAAGCVVASFVMLNIKPSGWLFPIMVCIFAYLMVSSIKYPDFKGKGEKIRMVPAILTFLIAGYILFVQHNAIVFVIFFAYALFGILNTIMGLFSHSSPC; translated from the coding sequence ATGAGAAATGTTATTCCCAATGCGCTGACATCGTTAAACCTTATTTTAGGCGTATTTGCTATTATATTTACGTATAATGGAGATTTTTATCTGGCGGCTGTTTTTATCCTGGCAGCTATGGTTGCTGACGGGATGGATGGACGAGTTGCCCGTTATTTCAAAGTCAGCAGCGAATTTGGTAAGGAACTTGACTCGCTATGTGATCTGGTTTCCTTTGGAGTCGCTCCGGCAATTCTGTCATATGCCTTTTTATTGAAAGATTTTGGCGTTCGCGGCATGTTAGTCGCAGCATTTTTTGCCACCTGCGGTGCTTTGCGCCTTGCCCGGTTTAATGTAAATACAGGGATAGTCAAAGGATACTTTATGGGCCTTCCCATTCCGGCGGCAGGCTGTGTGGTGGCTAGTTTTGTTATGCTTAACATAAAACCATCGGGCTGGCTTTTTCCGATTATGGTATGCATATTTGCTTATTTGATGGTCAGTTCGATAAAATATCCTGACTTTAAAGGCAAAGGTGAAAAAATTAGAATGGTTCCTGCCATCCTAACGTTTTTAATTGCCGGTTATATTTTATTTGTTCAGCATAATGCCATAGTGTTCGTTATCTTTTTTGCGTATGCCTTATTCGGGATACTAAATACTATCATGGGTTTATTTTCTCATAGCTCTCCTTGTTAA
- the spoIVA gene encoding stage IV sporulation protein A, producing the protein MEKFDLFRDIAERTGGDIYIGVVGPVRTGKSTFIKRFMETMVLPNITDPYDKERAKDELPQSAAGKTIMTTEPKFIPNEAVEINIKDNVNVRVRVVDCVGYTVDGALGYEEEDGPRMVLTPWYDHEIPFQEAAEVGTRKVIAEHSTIGIVITTDGTVTDLSREKYLAAEERVVKELKELEKPFLLILNTNQPTNKETRELVAKLETAYDVPVIPVDCAQLNHDDIYAILQEVLYEFPVKEVNISLPKWVEELDTEHWLRQKFDGSVHEVLQYVRRLRDIDRAIDDLSGYDFVADVILHDMDLGSGLAVIEITARNDLFYQVLEELTGFTITGEHHLLRLMKDLAVAKREYDKLAGALEQVQQTGYGIVQPQLDEMILEEPEIIRTGNRFGVRLRAMAPSLHIIKTDVQAEISPIIGTEKQSEELVQYLMREFEGEPEKIWRTNLFGKSLNALVREGIQNKLSSMPENAQTKLKDTLQKIVNDGSGGLICIIF; encoded by the coding sequence GATCCTTACGATAAAGAAAGAGCGAAAGATGAATTGCCGCAAAGTGCTGCCGGTAAAACTATTATGACCACTGAACCCAAATTCATTCCCAATGAGGCCGTAGAAATTAATATTAAAGATAATGTGAATGTAAGAGTCCGGGTGGTCGATTGTGTTGGTTACACGGTTGACGGAGCTTTGGGCTATGAAGAAGAAGATGGCCCGCGAATGGTACTGACTCCCTGGTATGATCATGAAATTCCTTTTCAGGAAGCGGCGGAAGTAGGAACCAGAAAAGTGATTGCCGAGCATTCGACTATTGGTATCGTGATTACGACAGATGGCACTGTTACGGATTTGTCACGAGAAAAATATCTGGCTGCCGAAGAACGGGTTGTCAAAGAATTGAAAGAATTGGAAAAACCATTTCTGCTCATCTTGAATACAAACCAGCCTACCAACAAAGAAACCCGTGAGTTAGTGGCAAAACTGGAAACCGCTTATGATGTGCCGGTAATTCCCGTAGACTGCGCCCAATTGAATCATGACGATATTTATGCGATTTTACAGGAAGTACTGTATGAATTTCCGGTTAAAGAAGTTAATATTTCCTTGCCGAAATGGGTGGAAGAACTGGATACTGAACATTGGCTGCGACAAAAATTCGATGGTTCCGTCCATGAGGTACTGCAGTATGTACGACGCCTGCGGGATATTGACCGGGCCATTGATGATTTATCCGGGTATGATTTTGTAGCCGATGTTATCCTGCATGACATGGATCTTGGCAGTGGGTTAGCCGTGATCGAAATAACTGCCCGTAATGATTTATTCTATCAGGTGCTGGAAGAACTTACCGGATTCACCATTACCGGCGAACATCATCTGCTGAGGCTTATGAAAGATTTAGCGGTAGCCAAACGGGAATATGACAAATTAGCCGGTGCTCTGGAACAAGTGCAGCAAACCGGCTATGGAATTGTACAGCCTCAGCTTGACGAGATGATCTTGGAAGAACCGGAAATTATTCGCACAGGGAATCGTTTTGGCGTAAGACTCCGGGCTATGGCGCCATCACTTCATATTATCAAAACCGACGTTCAAGCAGAAATTTCACCTATTATTGGAACGGAAAAACAAAGCGAAGAATTAGTCCAATACCTGATGCGTGAGTTTGAAGGAGAGCCGGAAAAAATCTGGCGCACCAACTTATTTGGTAAATCCCTGAATGCCTTAGTGAGGGAGGGTATCCAAAACAAACTGTCCAGTATGCCGGAAAATGCACAAACGAAATTAAAGGATACTCTGCAGAAAATTGTTAATGATGGCAGCGGTGGTTTAATATGCATTATCTTTTAA